The Misgurnus anguillicaudatus chromosome 15, ASM2758022v2, whole genome shotgun sequence genome has a window encoding:
- the rxylt1 gene encoding ribitol-5-phosphate xylosyltransferase 1, with the protein MRLFRRKIAIIVVLAYAIFSLYAAYNVFFSKRVISRVHRVVKKGSATLDNGNAGEEAWNPWEEDERAYSIAVQKNRDAFRSYQEQIAISRPKRYKVHIWGKAAIGLYLWEHILEGPLNPPDKSSQWREGEIESGKINFSFYTGPAVVQGHIALDTDSVVLVLNGRVQQKISYSIQWLQYVQGLVQAHTVSRVAVVLLGNEECNNDWISSYLKRNGGFVDLLFLVYDSPWVNDKDIFQWPLGVATYRNFPVISLSSHMINSARPYLCNFLGTVYKNSSRETLMNILKQKGMEKECIMHAREKWLPQETTDTSRKYQMALAQSDLTLCPVGINTESYRIYEACAYGSVPVVEDVLTPGDCSASTRSPLRLLKDAGAPFIFLKDWKELSVILEKERGMSQKEKTERRMKLLEWYNAFRQQMKDKFTEVLEEAFFKVS; encoded by the exons ATGAGATTATTTAGGCGTAAAATAGCGATCATAGTTGTTCTTGCTTATGCTATATTTTCACTGTATGCCGcatataatgtgttttttagtaAAAGGGTCATATCTCGTGTTCATCGAGTAGTCAAAAAGGGCTCTGCGACTTTAG ATAATGGGAACGCAGGAGAGGAAGCGTGGAACCCGTGGGAAGAAGACGAGCGTGCTTACTCTATTGCAGTCCAAAAAAATCGAGATGCATTCAGATCATACCAAGAACAAATTGCTATTAGCAGGCCAAAAAGATATAAAGTTCATATCTGGGGAAAAGCTGCCATAG GACTTTATCTCTGGGAACACATTTTAGAAGGTCCTCTCAACCCACCGGACAAATCTAGCCAATGGAGAGAAGGGGAGATCGAGTCGGGGAAGATCAATTTCAG TTTCTACACAGGTCCAGCGGTAGTCCAAGGACACATTGCTCTCGACACAGACAGTGTGGTATTAGTGCTGAATGGTCGTGTGCAGCAAAAAATATCCTACTCCATCCAGTGGCTTCAGTACGTCCAGGGCCTGGTGCAGGCACACACTGTGTCCCGAGTGGCTGTGGTCCTTTTGGGCAATGAGGAGTGCAATAATGACTGGATAAGTTCTTACCTGAAAAGGAATGGAGGATTTGTGGACCTTCTCTTCCTTGTGTATGACAGCCCTTGGGTCAATGATAAAGACATCTTCCAGTGGCCGCTAGGTGTTGCCAC CTACAGGAATTTCCCTGTAATCTCACTTAGCAGTCATATGATAAACTCTGCTAGACCATACCTCTGCAACTTCCTCGGGACTGTCTACAAAAATTCCTCAAGGGAAACTCTGATGAACATCCTTAAGCAGAAAGGAATGGAGAAAGAGTGTATCATGCATGCTAGAGAGAA GTGGCTTCCTCAGGAGACGACTGACACTTCCAGAAAGTACCAGATGGCGTTAGCACAAAGTGACCTCACCCTTTGTCCAGTAGGAATAAACACAGAGAGCTATCGCATCTATGAAGCATGTGCCTATGGCTCTGTGCCTGTAGTGGAGGACGTCCTGACTCCAGGGGATTGTTCAGCCAGCACCCGGTCCCCACTCCGACTACTTAAAGATGCAGGAGCACCCTTCATCTTTCTCAAGGACTGGAAGGAGCTGTCCGTTATCCTGGAGAAGGAACGGGGAATGAGCCAGAAAGAGAAAACGGAGAGGAGAATGAAACTGCTGGAGTGGTACAATGCTTTCCGTCAGCAGATGAAGGACAAGTTTACAGAGGTCCTGGAAGAGGCATTTTTTAAAGTCAGTTAG
- the LOC129419724 gene encoding cytochrome b-c1 complex subunit Rieske, mitochondrial, translated as MLSLAARWGSLSPYLQACGPMKALVPSVVNTGDVMMNSARPASLTGHLGARLAHTDIKIPDFSDYRRVEVMDPKKSSQHSGDARKAFSYLFTGATAVVGVYAAKTVVSQFVSSMSASADVLALSKIEIKLSDIPEGKNMTFKWRGKPLFVRHRTEKEIAAEQTVDLSELRDPEHDRDRVTNPSWVIVIGVCTHLGCVPIANAGDYGGYYCPCHGSHYDASGRIRKGPAPLNLEVPFYEFPDEDTVIVG; from the exons ATGTTGTCCCTAGCCGCTCGTTGGGGGTCTTTGTCCCCTTACTTGCAGGCTTGTGGTCCGATGAAAGCCTTAGTGCCCTCAGTAGTAAACACTGGAGACGTGATGATGAACTCTGCTCGACCGGCTTCTCTGACCG GCCATTTGGGAGCACGTCTTGCTCACACCGATATCAAAATTCCTGACTTCTCTGATTATCGTCGTGTTGAGGTGATGGATCCTAAGAAATCTTCCCAGCACAGTGGTGATGCTAGAAAGGCCTTCTCTTACTTGTTTACCGGGGCCACTGCTGTGGTGGGGGTCTACGCGGCCAAAACCGTGGTGAGCCAGTTCGTTTCTTCAATGAGTGCATCTGCTGACGTCCTGGCCTTGTCCAAAATCGAGATCAAGTTGTCTGATATACCAGAGGGGAAAAATATGACCTTTAAGTGGAGAGGTAAGCCTCTCTTCGTCCGCCACAGAACAGAGAAGGAGATCGCAGCCGAGCAGACTGTAGACCTTTCAGAGCTTCGAGATCCCGAACACGACAGAGATCGTGTCACCAACCCTTCTTGGGTTATCGTCATTGGAGTCTGCACTCATCTTGGTTGTGTCCCAATTGCAAATGCTGGTGACTACGGTGGGTACTACTGCCCCTGCCACGGGTCGCATTATGATGCATCGGGCAGGATTAGAAAAGGACCTGCACCCCTCAACCTGGAGGTGCCTTTTTATGAATTTCCTGATGAGGATACTGTAATTGTTGGATGA
- the LOC129419726 gene encoding protein C19orf12 homolog: protein MPPRVDDVMKLCCELSANQQVKTTVKQSGKGAVAAGGLAFAGGLLGGPLGIAVGGAVGGLLGCWMTSGQFKPLPQVIMELTPDQQKRLYEDIAAILDSITWTDVAQLTALVMGNATLQQQVTAALLGYIHRELQAEVHYVD from the exons ATGCCGCCACGCGTCGATGACGTGATGAAGCTCTGTTGCGAACTATCCGCAAATCAACAAGTAAAGACAACAGTGAAGCAGTCTGGGAAGGGGGCAGTGGCAGCTGGTGGTCTGGCTTTTGCAGGAGGATTATTAGGGGGTCCTCTAGGCATTGCAGTGG GTGGTGCTGTTGGCGGCCTGCTTGGATGTTGGATGACCAGTGGACAATTTAAACCTCTACCCCAGGTTATCATGGAACTGACACCAGACCAGCAGAAGAGACTTTATGAGGATATTGCTGCCATCCTAGACTCCATAACATGGACTGATGTTGCACAGTTAACTGCCCTTGTAATGGGAAATGCCACACTACAGCAGCAGGTGACGGCAGCCCTTTTGGGCTATATTCATAGGGAGCTTCAAGCTGAAGTGCACTATGTAGACTGA